CAATTAAAATCACAAATAGAAGAATCAACATCTGAGTTTGACAAAGAAAAACTTCAAGAAAGACTTGCTAAGCTATCAGGTGGAGTTGCAGTTATCCAAGTTGGAGCAGCAACAGAAACAGAGTTAAAAGAAAGAAAGCTTAGAATTGAGGATGCATTAGCTGCTACAAGAGCTGCAGTTGAAGAAGGTATAGTTTCTGGTGGTGGAGTTGCATTAATGAACGTTATACCAGCAGTTGAAGAATTATTAGAAGCTTCCCACGGAGATGAAAAAACCGGAGTAAGCATAATCCTAAGAGCTTTAGAAGAGCCAGTTAGACAAATAGCTGCAAATGCTGGATTAGAAGGCTCTGTAATAGCTGAAAAAGTTAAAGCAAGCGAAAAAGGTATAGGCTTTGACGCACTTAATGAAGAATATGTTAACATGATAGAATCTGGTATAGTAGACCCAACAAAAGTAACTAGATCAGCACTTCAAAACGCTGCATCAGTAGCTGCTATGGTATTAACCACAGAAGCAGTAGTAGCTGACCTACCAGAAGAAGACGTTCCAGGCATGGGCGGAATGGGCGGCATGGGTGGAATGGGCGGAATGATGTAGTAAAGACCCTAAATCTATTAGGAACAATAGATTTAACATCCAGCAAACACATTGCTAGTATTAGAGACTCTGTATAAGTTTATTAGACTTATGCAGAGTTTTTTGTTTTTTATATATTACCTTTTTGAATATATGGAGTATTAAATAGAAATAATAACTTAGAATCTATCTACTATAAGAGGAGGGTTTATATGATACGAGAAGGGTTGATACCAACGTTGTTAGGAACAGCAGTTACTGGAGCAGCTCTAGCAACTAGGGTTCCAGACATTAGAAGAAGAGGAATACAAAAAAATGAAGTAGGTACTATGATAGCCACAGGCTTAGTAGGATTTGGTTTAGCCCACATTGTATTAGGAAGTATAGACTTATTTCAAGGAAGATAGATTTAGCAGGGGTTTTATGCCCCTGCTTTTAATATGGGTAACTTTTTTTGAAATTTTGCATAGTAGATAATATAGAAAATTATATAGCTTACATTTAACTAATAAGCTATAAAGGGGGAGAACCATAATGTATAATGATTTTATATCAATTTCAACACTAGCCACATTTGCTGGCTTAGTAGCAGCTGTAAGCATAATAGTTCAATTTACTAAGAGCATAGTAAAAAATAAGCTTGGTGATGCTTATGTTAGACTATATACCTTTATAATAGCACTAATATTGAACTTCGTATTCGCAAGGTCAGGACAGGGTATCCAGGGAATAGTACTTACAGTTATCAATGCAATAATTGTAAGTATAACATCTATGGGTGGATATGAAATGATAGCAGATCCAAAAGCAAGAAAGGCTAAAAGGTAATCTTGAAATTAAGATGTAAGCAACTATAAAGGCGTATATTATGCCAAGGAAAAACATATTTCCTTGGCAGATTTGTATGTTATTCTAGTTTTGAATTATGCTTAATGAATAAAACTCTCTATTTTGTTTTCACTAGCTGGATTAACAGCACTCCACCCTCTTATTTCCATGGCCTTTGAAATAGAAGACTGGTTTTGAAGAATATTCAATTGACATTTTAAAAGAATTTCCTTTAAGTCTTGGCAGGAAGACTCTATTAATGCACAGTCATATGTATTCCATATTTGCCTTTGAGAATAAACAAGATCAGTCAATAAATCTTTTTCCGTAAGGTATTTATCTATATACATAGATAATTCCTCTCCTTTAAATAGATTTTTCTTACTGGAATATCTAAAGTCTTTGTCAAATGAAAAGATTAGCTTAAATAAGACAATAAAAGATTATAATTATCCTCATGCTTTTTACCTGCAATATAGCAAATGTTTTTAAGCTCGCTATCAAAAATAGTATTACTGTATGCGGAGCATTTTTTTGCAAGCAGTAATTCTTGAGTTAATAGCTCCTCCATTAGATGTTGCATTTTGCAATCAACATTCCTTAAGCTCTGGTTGCTTTTCAATCTACCACCTCCAATTGAAATACCAACAAATATTGTACAATTATTATACCTGTTTTCACAATTTATATAGCATGTAAAAAATGAAACATTAAACAATAAAATAGATGAAATGAAAAATAGTGTAAAAGCAATAAGAGATTTAAATAGCTTATTTATATATAATGCTTTAAATATTATATTAAGAAATGTTTATAATAAAACTATATGTATTTTCCTTGACAATCTATTAATCTTTTGTTAAATTTAAAAGAATAATATACAGAACAAACTCATATATCTCCTAGAATATGGCTGGGAAGTCTCTACCGGGTTACCGTAAATTTTCCGACTATGAGTGGAATAATATATAATAGCTGGAAGTTATAAATCTAGCAGCTATTTTGTTTTCATACACAATTCCACTCAAGGAATTGTGTTTTTTGTTTTATTATTAGTTCTTAGTTCCTAGCTGTTAGCAGAAGCTAAGAACCAAGAACTAAGAGCTAACAGCTAGAATCTAGTAGCTACTAATTCTTAATTGTTAATTATTAATTTAAACTACAGGAGGCTATATAAATGGAAAAATTTATTCAAGAAGGATTAACCTTTGACGATGTACTTTTAGTACCAGCAAAATCAGAAATACTCCCAAAGGATGTAAGAACAAATACAAATCTTACAAAAAAAATCAAGCTTAACATTCCTATTATGAGTGCTGGAATGGATACGGTAACAGATTGTAGAATGGCTATAGCAATTGCTAGAGAAGGTGGTATTGGAATAATCCATAAAAATATGTCTATTGAAAACCAAGCTATGGAGGTAGATAAGGTAAAAAGATCAGAGCATGGAGTAATAACAGATCCATTCTATTTGTCACCAAATCATATATTGTCAGATGCCCTTGAATTAATGGAAAGATATAGAATATCAGGAGTTCCTATAATTGATGAAAATAAAAAGCTAGTAGGAATAATAACAAATAGAGATATAAGATTTGAAACAGATTCTTCTAAGAAAATATTTGATGTGATGACAAAAGAGAATTTAATTACTGCAGAACCGGGTATAACTATGGATGAGGCTCAAGAAAAAATGAAGAAATATAAAATAGAAAAACTTCCCCTGATTGATGCTAATGGAACCTTAGTAGGCTTGATAACTATAAAGGATATTGAAAAAACATTAGAATATCCTAATGCGGCAAAGGATAAAACAGGTAGATTGCTAGCTGGGGCAGCAGTTGGCGTTACATTAGACATTATGGACAGAGTAAAAGCCCTTGTTAAAGCTAAAGTAGATGTAATAGTTGTAGATACAGCTCATGGCCATTCAAAAGGTGTTATAGAGGCTGTTGAAAGGATAAAGAAGGAATACCCTGATTTACAGCTTATAGCAGGGAATGTAGCCACAGCAGAGGCAACAGAAGAGCTTATAAGAGCCGGAGCAGATGCAGTAAAGGTTGGCATAGGACCAGGCTCAATATGTACTACTAGAGTAGTAGCAGGTGTAGGAGTACCTCAAATCACCGCAATATATGATTGCTCCCAAGCAGCTAAAAAATATGGTATACCTATAATAGGAGATGGTGGGATAAAATATTCTGGAGATATAGTTAAGGCCATAGCAGCAGGCGCAGATGTAGTTATGATAGGCTCAATGTTTGCAGGAACAGAGGAAAGTCCTGGAGAAATGGAGCTATACGAAGGAAGAAGATTTAAGGTTTATAGAGGCATGGGCTCCCTTGGTGCTATGGCGGCTGGAAGTAAGGACAGATATTTCCAAGAGAATAATAAAAAGCTTGTTCCAGAAGGAATAGAGGGAAGAGTACCATATAGAGGTCCTTTAAGTGACATAGTCTACCAGATGATAGGTGGCTTAAAGGCTGGAATGGGTTATTGTGGCACTGCAACTATTGAAGATCTAAAAGAAAAGAGTCAATTTATAAAAATAACTAATGCAGGATTATTAGAAAGTCATCCTCACGATGTTTATATTACAAAAGAAGCTCCAAACTATAGTAAAACCTACTAAATAATAAATGGAGGAATATAAATGAGTAGCATACCAGAGAATTTTGTAGAAAAGTCAATTGAAGAGATAAAAAATGTCATAGGTGACAAAAAATCAATATGTGCATTATCAGGAGGAGTAGATTCCTCTGTA
Above is a window of Proteiniborus ethanoligenes DNA encoding:
- a CDS encoding spore coat protein; translation: MYIDKYLTEKDLLTDLVYSQRQIWNTYDCALIESSCQDLKEILLKCQLNILQNQSSISKAMEIRGWSAVNPASENKIESFIH
- the guaB gene encoding IMP dehydrogenase, with amino-acid sequence MEKFIQEGLTFDDVLLVPAKSEILPKDVRTNTNLTKKIKLNIPIMSAGMDTVTDCRMAIAIAREGGIGIIHKNMSIENQAMEVDKVKRSEHGVITDPFYLSPNHILSDALELMERYRISGVPIIDENKKLVGIITNRDIRFETDSSKKIFDVMTKENLITAEPGITMDEAQEKMKKYKIEKLPLIDANGTLVGLITIKDIEKTLEYPNAAKDKTGRLLAGAAVGVTLDIMDRVKALVKAKVDVIVVDTAHGHSKGVIEAVERIKKEYPDLQLIAGNVATAEATEELIRAGADAVKVGIGPGSICTTRVVAGVGVPQITAIYDCSQAAKKYGIPIIGDGGIKYSGDIVKAIAAGADVVMIGSMFAGTEESPGEMELYEGRRFKVYRGMGSLGAMAAGSKDRYFQENNKKLVPEGIEGRVPYRGPLSDIVYQMIGGLKAGMGYCGTATIEDLKEKSQFIKITNAGLLESHPHDVYITKEAPNYSKTY
- a CDS encoding asparagine synthase; the encoded protein is MREGLIPTLLGTAVTGAALATRVPDIRRRGIQKNEVGTMIATGLVGFGLAHIVLGSIDLFQGR